Proteins from a genomic interval of Halopseudomonas litoralis:
- a CDS encoding DEAD/DEAH box helicase family protein produces the protein MAKAQRTGKRSFHQELVLNRWMLQFFNADKLAGLTLRLGEGRHEGIDEDGQSKLFHELMRGLFNPNRLADTELRRYDLNIVRYWQEITAERNKLEGHELQMKYFQYLSLLFSEIYLDWYFNKRQALLDGLNEEMLSYRADKGAEPFRDFTADDLNKVAFWNATGSGKTLLLHVNIKQYLHYFQAGRGSGYPDKIILLTPNEGLSRQHLEELKQSGFAAQHFNKNQTLTYPGMVEIIDINKLGDEMGDKTVAVEAFEGNNLVLVDEGHRGTGTAAGAWMSRREALVRGGFAFEYSATFGQAVAKGFTVEAAEFEIQKKRAKMLFGTTSLKKLSDEELLQLALTHEERRLARATATREIYAKCILFDYSYKFFYEDGYGKESLILNMDGKAYEQSDNGAKYFTACLLAFYQQLWLWNTHREAVTDFNIEKPLWVFVGNTVSGEESDILEVISFLADFLNNEAQIKVWLADLVADRAQILDAKGNNIFKGRFTPLMGFTDRMDALYADILQRVFNAPARQRLKLVNIRSSKGELALRVGEAEPFGLINIGDDSKFFSLAESAEVFDSERDDFGGALFGTINNKSSKLNVLIGSRKFTEGWSSWRVSTMGLLNMGQGEGSQIIQLFGRGVRLKGKDFSLKRTTAQERPKGVHLDKLETLNIFGVRANYMAAFKDYLREEGITPSDEILELDFPTRANLPAGKLKTLALKDGYKDNQKLGFKRTHFPWLYEIPAAFQGKIKTPQVALDLYPRVEALTTQRSAFIGKSVQTSEPRHQGKLNAALFSLFDWDRIYLALQDYKIQRSWSNLRLDRQRLIEFCMGTADWYTLFIPAAELQVRSFSDLRKQEDILIRLLIDYTDRFYNALKKGYEGQFYEIAHIDEDHGSMLKLYQFEIDNSDDGLEYLEKLEVLKQLVADGKIGEASNWNAPNMVAISFDRHLYYPLLALEDKDAVPLKLRPLGFDAESEWLFVRDLEAFYHSPAGKEVIGARSLYLLRNADSEKKGLGFALAGNFYPDFLLWLVDDATGQQWLSFVDPKGIRNLDLSHPKLRLYKEVKTLESTLASQAKPDEPPLVLNAFVLSATRFADLLNVGDPAKKIELEDRHVLFMEDGGASYLEKMFTRICQISQKNH, from the coding sequence ATGGCGAAGGCTCAAAGGACAGGCAAGCGTAGCTTCCACCAGGAGCTGGTGCTCAACCGCTGGATGTTGCAGTTCTTCAATGCAGACAAACTCGCCGGGCTGACGCTGCGTCTGGGCGAGGGTCGCCATGAAGGTATTGACGAAGACGGGCAAAGCAAACTCTTCCATGAGTTGATGCGTGGCCTATTCAATCCGAACCGGCTTGCGGACACCGAGCTGCGCCGCTACGACCTGAATATCGTTCGCTACTGGCAGGAGATTACGGCCGAGCGTAACAAGCTGGAAGGTCATGAGCTACAGATGAAGTACTTCCAGTACCTCTCGCTGCTGTTCTCCGAGATCTATCTGGACTGGTACTTCAACAAGCGCCAGGCGTTGCTGGATGGCTTGAACGAGGAAATGCTCAGCTATCGAGCGGACAAAGGTGCTGAGCCCTTCCGTGACTTTACGGCTGATGATCTAAACAAGGTGGCTTTCTGGAACGCTACAGGTAGCGGGAAAACGCTGCTGTTGCACGTCAACATCAAGCAGTACCTGCACTACTTCCAGGCTGGTCGGGGTAGCGGCTACCCGGACAAAATCATCCTGTTGACGCCCAATGAGGGGCTATCACGCCAGCACCTCGAAGAGCTGAAGCAATCAGGTTTCGCCGCCCAGCACTTCAACAAGAACCAGACGCTCACCTACCCCGGCATGGTCGAAATCATCGACATCAATAAGCTGGGTGATGAGATGGGAGACAAGACGGTTGCAGTAGAAGCCTTTGAAGGCAATAACCTGGTGTTGGTGGACGAGGGGCACCGTGGAACGGGTACCGCTGCAGGGGCCTGGATGAGTCGCCGTGAAGCGCTGGTACGCGGTGGCTTTGCGTTTGAATATTCGGCCACCTTCGGGCAGGCAGTCGCCAAGGGTTTTACCGTTGAGGCTGCGGAGTTCGAGATACAAAAAAAACGGGCCAAGATGCTGTTTGGCACCACCAGTTTGAAAAAGCTGAGCGATGAAGAGCTTTTACAGCTGGCGCTGACCCACGAAGAGAGGCGACTTGCCCGGGCGACGGCAACCCGTGAGATCTACGCCAAGTGCATCCTGTTCGACTACTCGTACAAGTTCTTCTATGAGGACGGCTACGGCAAAGAGTCGCTGATTCTCAACATGGACGGCAAGGCCTATGAGCAGAGTGACAATGGAGCCAAATATTTCACCGCTTGCCTGTTGGCCTTCTATCAGCAGCTGTGGTTATGGAACACTCACCGCGAAGCAGTCACCGATTTCAATATAGAGAAGCCTCTGTGGGTGTTCGTGGGCAACACGGTCTCCGGTGAGGAGTCGGATATCCTGGAGGTGATAAGCTTTCTTGCCGACTTTCTGAACAACGAAGCGCAGATCAAGGTCTGGCTGGCGGATCTGGTGGCAGACCGGGCACAGATTCTCGATGCCAAGGGTAATAACATCTTCAAAGGTCGCTTTACCCCTCTGATGGGTTTCACGGACCGGATGGACGCGCTGTATGCCGACATCCTGCAGCGTGTGTTCAATGCACCGGCCAGGCAGCGGCTTAAACTGGTCAATATCAGAAGTAGCAAGGGCGAGCTGGCGCTGCGCGTGGGTGAGGCCGAACCCTTTGGTCTTATTAACATCGGCGATGACAGCAAGTTCTTCAGTCTGGCCGAGAGCGCTGAAGTTTTTGACAGCGAACGTGATGATTTTGGCGGAGCCTTGTTTGGCACCATCAACAACAAGAGCAGTAAGCTGAATGTGCTTATTGGCTCGCGCAAGTTCACCGAAGGCTGGAGCAGCTGGCGGGTGTCGACCATGGGGCTGTTGAACATGGGGCAGGGAGAGGGCTCGCAGATCATCCAGTTGTTTGGCCGGGGAGTGCGTCTCAAGGGTAAGGACTTCTCGCTGAAGCGCACCACTGCGCAAGAGCGTCCCAAGGGAGTGCATCTCGACAAGCTTGAAACCCTAAATATCTTCGGCGTCCGTGCCAATTACATGGCCGCGTTCAAGGACTATCTACGTGAAGAGGGCATTACTCCCAGCGATGAAATTCTTGAGCTGGACTTTCCTACCCGAGCCAACCTGCCAGCTGGCAAGCTGAAAACGCTGGCGTTAAAGGATGGCTATAAAGACAACCAGAAGCTGGGCTTCAAGCGTACCCACTTCCCCTGGTTGTATGAGATACCGGCTGCGTTTCAAGGCAAAATTAAAACCCCTCAAGTTGCACTGGATTTGTACCCGCGAGTAGAAGCATTGACCACTCAACGAAGCGCGTTCATCGGCAAGTCAGTGCAAACCAGCGAGCCCCGTCATCAGGGTAAGTTGAATGCAGCGCTTTTTTCTCTCTTCGATTGGGATCGAATCTATCTGGCGCTTCAGGACTATAAAATCCAGCGCAGCTGGAGCAATCTGCGGCTTGATCGTCAACGGCTGATCGAATTCTGTATGGGCACGGCAGACTGGTACACGCTGTTCATCCCGGCTGCTGAGCTACAGGTAAGAAGCTTCAGCGATCTGCGAAAGCAGGAAGACATCCTCATCAGACTGCTCATTGATTACACCGACCGGTTCTACAACGCCCTGAAAAAGGGCTACGAGGGGCAGTTCTACGAGATCGCCCACATTGATGAAGATCACGGTTCGATGCTGAAGCTGTACCAGTTTGAGATCGACAACAGCGATGACGGCTTGGAATACCTAGAGAAACTCGAAGTTCTCAAGCAGCTTGTCGCAGACGGAAAGATCGGGGAGGCCAGCAATTGGAACGCTCCGAATATGGTGGCCATCAGTTTTGATCGGCATTTGTACTACCCCTTGCTGGCATTGGAGGATAAGGATGCTGTGCCCCTGAAGCTGCGGCCTTTGGGCTTTGATGCGGAGAGTGAATGGCTGTTCGTCCGCGATCTGGAGGCGTTCTATCACTCACCTGCAGGTAAAGAGGTCATTGGCGCGCGCAGCCTTTATCTCCTGCGTAATGCCGACAGCGAGAAGAAGGGACTGGGTTTTGCGCTGGCCGGTAACTTCTATCCGGACTTTTTGCTCTGGTTAGTGGATGACGCGACCGGCCAGCAATGGCTGTCATTCGTCGATCCCAAAGGTATACGCAACCTGGACTTATCCCATCCTAAGCTCAGACTGTACAAAGAAGTAAAAACGCTGGAATCCACACTGGCCAGTCAAGCGAAGCCTGATGAGCCACCATTGGTACTGAATGCCTTTGTGCTGTCAGCCACTCGGTTCGCCGACCTGCTTAACGTCGGAGATCCGGCAAAAAAAATAGAGCTGGAAGACCGTCATGTGCTGTTTATGGAGGATGGTGGGGCCAGCTACTTGGAGAAGATGTTTACTCGGATTTGTCAGATTTCACAGAAAAATCATTGA
- a CDS encoding ATP-dependent nuclease, with the protein MKLQTLRLSSFQSFGPEPTDVGLEAITYLIGPNGSGKTAALQALCRLFAFDPSQRRIQRSDFHVPFDEKDIPEERQLWIDADFLFPELIEDEDNSTVAPHFGHMRLDEPDGIPRVRFRLSAAMGPDGDIEETFVYVLDVNPDDSPLTTAQVPRAERNHIHVHYLPARRDPADHIAYGANALLGRILRAVQWDKERDAIRGLTDDISESLAANPSVNAFSEHLKMAWAALHKGSFFTDPKITFVASEIEALLRHMSVSFTPGHGENLVDFSRLSDGQKSMLYLSLVLSSQAIGRAVLAEQDNSFDPDKLRPPVFTLIAVEEPENSLSPHYLGRIVSALNVMTSQGDAQALIATHAPSMLRRVEPEHIRYLRLTEARRSRITCIQLPEKTDDAHKFVREAVQAFPEVYFSRLVVLGEGDSEEIVLPRLLRAKGAPIDESAVVIAPLGGRHVNHFWRLLSALQIPYLTLLDLDVARHQAGWGRVKYVNDQLTKFEPTKVLPADWDLPKWDVTETPIRTHHCFGDENLSVFVELEQRGVFFSAPMDLDFAMLLAYPDAYSVEEEVPGDDAIKAVLGKSHHDSSQYSEDELKLFGTYHQRFKLGSKPAAHISALAQLSDQELLEDMPASLSSLADAVITKLAELPE; encoded by the coding sequence ATGAAACTGCAAACGCTGCGCCTATCAAGCTTTCAATCTTTCGGCCCTGAGCCTACTGACGTCGGCCTCGAAGCCATCACCTACTTGATCGGCCCTAATGGCTCCGGCAAGACGGCTGCCCTTCAAGCTCTATGCCGCCTGTTCGCTTTTGACCCATCCCAGCGTCGTATCCAGCGGTCTGACTTCCACGTTCCCTTCGATGAAAAAGATATTCCGGAAGAGCGGCAGCTTTGGATAGACGCAGACTTCCTGTTCCCTGAACTAATAGAGGACGAAGATAACAGCACGGTTGCCCCTCATTTTGGTCACATGCGCCTGGATGAACCGGACGGCATTCCACGAGTGCGTTTTCGCCTGAGCGCGGCCATGGGGCCTGATGGCGATATCGAAGAAACTTTTGTATATGTACTGGACGTCAATCCAGATGACTCGCCACTTACCACTGCGCAAGTGCCGCGAGCCGAGCGCAACCATATACATGTCCACTACCTGCCCGCACGACGTGACCCCGCCGACCACATTGCTTATGGGGCCAACGCTCTGCTTGGGCGGATACTTCGTGCCGTGCAGTGGGATAAGGAGCGAGACGCCATTAGAGGGCTCACAGACGATATAAGCGAGAGTCTGGCAGCCAATCCATCTGTCAATGCGTTTAGTGAGCATTTGAAAATGGCATGGGCAGCGCTGCACAAAGGTAGTTTCTTTACCGATCCCAAAATTACTTTCGTGGCCTCTGAGATCGAGGCCTTACTGCGGCATATGTCGGTCTCATTCACACCCGGCCACGGCGAAAACCTGGTCGACTTTTCTAGGCTGAGCGATGGCCAAAAGTCGATGCTCTATCTGTCTCTCGTGCTGTCGTCGCAGGCAATAGGTCGTGCCGTTTTAGCTGAACAAGATAATTCCTTCGATCCTGACAAGCTGCGCCCCCCAGTTTTTACACTGATTGCCGTGGAAGAGCCTGAGAACAGCCTTTCTCCTCACTATCTGGGACGGATTGTCAGTGCACTGAATGTCATGACAAGCCAAGGTGATGCTCAAGCCCTCATCGCTACGCATGCGCCTTCTATGCTTCGGCGAGTCGAGCCTGAACACATTCGCTACTTGCGGCTGACTGAAGCGCGACGATCTCGCATAACCTGCATTCAGTTGCCTGAAAAAACGGACGATGCGCACAAGTTCGTACGCGAGGCAGTACAGGCATTCCCCGAAGTGTATTTCTCTCGATTGGTTGTCCTCGGTGAAGGGGACAGCGAGGAGATCGTGTTGCCCCGCCTGCTGCGGGCCAAAGGCGCGCCGATCGATGAGTCTGCTGTCGTGATAGCGCCACTGGGTGGTAGGCATGTCAACCACTTCTGGCGGCTACTTTCGGCATTGCAAATACCTTACTTGACGCTGCTTGACTTGGATGTGGCTCGCCATCAGGCAGGCTGGGGGCGCGTCAAATATGTAAATGACCAGCTCACGAAATTTGAGCCCACTAAAGTGCTTCCCGCTGATTGGGATCTGCCGAAATGGGATGTAACTGAGACACCCATCCGTACACATCACTGTTTCGGCGATGAAAATCTGAGCGTCTTCGTTGAGTTAGAGCAACGAGGGGTGTTTTTTTCTGCTCCGATGGACCTTGATTTTGCAATGCTTCTCGCCTATCCAGACGCTTACAGCGTTGAAGAGGAAGTGCCAGGCGATGATGCGATCAAGGCTGTCCTCGGGAAAAGCCATCACGACTCATCTCAATACAGCGAAGACGAACTCAAGCTGTTTGGCACCTATCATCAACGTTTCAAGCTTGGCAGCAAGCCCGCCGCGCATATCAGCGCACTTGCTCAACTGAGCGACCAAGAGTTGCTTGAGGATATGCCGGCATCGCTAAGCAGTCTGGCAGACGCTGTAATCACAAAGCTTGCGGAGCTACCAGAGTGA
- a CDS encoding UvrD-helicase domain-containing protein, whose product MIAVEAWQPADGLTLEPNALRAAREQERCLALTAGPGAGKTEMLAQRADFLLRTGTCRYPKRILAISFKVDASKNLKERVQRRCGQDLASRFDSFTFHAFAKRIIDRFRPVLTGKDALDAGYKITDRKVESSRNQIVFGDLVPLAIEILQTSKMARNAIRQTYSDVFLDEFQDCTNLQYDLIQLAFQGTSTRLTAVGDTKQKIMGWAGALDGIFETFAADFAAVPLNMYRNFRSQSRLLRVQNEIIRVLDPASAMPGEQLVGDEGEVFAWQFEDSRKEAECLADLIANWIRVEQLPPSEIAVLVSKQLELYADHLMAALEVRGIPFRNEQQMQDITVEPAARLIVDYLSCLYGKREPKAWVRLMNQLVPFADDEIQSSTRKDLDRLIKQQRKAAVVAELLDVPLSGWWESVRAFLKQVRIETLVALSPDYESHDRLKEVIRDTRMRIEELLKIKPDLPKALERFSDDQAVRIMTMHKSKGLEFDSVILLGVESQTFWGKADEERCAFFVGVSRAKRRLIMTYSERRETPPSKPYKWIEKRAPHVEFFHYAIPFLSNSS is encoded by the coding sequence GTGATTGCAGTCGAAGCTTGGCAGCCCGCTGACGGGTTAACGCTTGAGCCGAATGCTCTGCGCGCAGCCAGGGAGCAGGAGCGCTGCCTTGCCCTGACTGCAGGGCCTGGTGCAGGCAAGACCGAAATGCTTGCACAGCGAGCTGATTTTCTTTTGCGCACTGGTACGTGTCGTTATCCCAAGCGGATTCTGGCTATATCGTTCAAAGTTGATGCCAGCAAAAACCTGAAAGAGCGGGTTCAGCGCCGCTGTGGTCAGGATCTGGCCTCGCGCTTTGACAGCTTCACCTTCCATGCTTTTGCCAAGCGCATCATCGATCGCTTTCGGCCAGTTTTGACAGGGAAAGATGCTCTGGACGCGGGTTACAAAATCACCGATAGGAAGGTGGAGTCCTCTCGAAATCAAATTGTGTTTGGTGACTTGGTGCCGTTGGCTATCGAGATATTGCAGACGTCTAAAATGGCTAGGAACGCCATTCGTCAAACTTACAGTGATGTTTTCTTGGATGAATTCCAAGACTGTACCAATCTGCAGTACGACTTAATACAGCTTGCCTTTCAAGGCACTAGCACTCGTCTCACCGCCGTTGGAGATACCAAGCAAAAAATTATGGGCTGGGCCGGAGCCCTTGATGGCATCTTTGAGACCTTCGCTGCTGATTTTGCTGCGGTACCGCTCAATATGTATCGCAATTTCCGCTCTCAGTCTCGCTTACTCCGAGTGCAGAACGAGATCATCCGTGTCCTTGACCCAGCGTCCGCCATGCCCGGCGAGCAGCTGGTCGGTGATGAAGGTGAGGTTTTTGCGTGGCAATTTGAGGACAGCCGAAAAGAGGCTGAGTGCTTGGCCGACTTGATTGCCAACTGGATAAGAGTTGAACAACTTCCACCGTCCGAAATCGCGGTGCTGGTTTCCAAGCAGTTGGAGCTGTACGCCGACCATCTCATGGCCGCCTTAGAGGTACGGGGCATTCCTTTCCGTAACGAACAGCAGATGCAGGACATCACGGTCGAACCTGCTGCGCGTTTGATCGTGGACTATTTGTCCTGTCTTTATGGCAAGCGTGAGCCCAAAGCCTGGGTTCGATTGATGAATCAGTTGGTTCCTTTTGCGGATGATGAAATCCAATCCAGCACGCGGAAGGATTTAGATCGGTTAATCAAGCAGCAGCGAAAAGCCGCTGTTGTGGCTGAGCTTCTTGACGTGCCGCTCTCAGGCTGGTGGGAATCGGTACGGGCGTTCTTGAAGCAGGTCCGCATCGAAACTCTAGTCGCGCTCTCGCCAGACTATGAATCCCACGACAGGCTCAAGGAAGTTATCCGGGACACCAGAATGCGCATTGAAGAGTTGCTCAAGATTAAGCCTGATCTGCCCAAGGCTCTTGAGCGTTTTTCGGATGACCAGGCGGTACGCATTATGACGATGCACAAAAGCAAGGGGCTGGAGTTCGATTCGGTCATCCTTCTTGGCGTCGAGAGCCAGACCTTCTGGGGGAAGGCCGACGAGGAGCGCTGCGCGTTTTTTGTTGGCGTATCACGAGCAAAACGTCGACTGATAATGACCTATAGTGAGCGCCGTGAGACACCACCATCCAAACCATACAAATGGATTGAGAAGAGAGCGCCTCACGTAGAATTCTTCCATTATGCTATTCCTTTTTTGAGTAATTCGTCATGA
- the istA gene encoding IS21 family transposase, translated as MIHKIKGLYDQGRGLSVRAISRELGISRNTVRKYLHLDETQISVAIADPSRTKLLDGHRDYLINQLIQFPALSAVKLARRLRERSVDLAVSDRSIRRYVQTLKQQVACGQFRYYEPVVESVPGVQCQVDPGELRGVMIGGVERVVHFVVFVLSCSRLMYVGLSFRPLDTERFIQMHDEAFRYFGGVTEECIYDQTKMVVISEQYRELTLNQRFHQYATTAGYRIHACEGYDPESKGKVEAGVKYVKRDCFYGEQFADENAVHQHLHDWLETVANARVHGTTGQHPREHFEALERSQLKPYLVPQSLLHLMPARETRKVDKTGLISWQANKYSVPMAWQQARVGVSAQDNQLLIHDLESGELIATHDLCKAKGRMIKNNNHYRDQTQRITDLEHSIDAILSDDLGSALCQLLKRTSPRIYKDQLVAVRDLLMAHAPVDTKLLGELCERSELTATGLRRYLEAWQQARARGRAISDREYAPEAGSRVGHADLNAYAHVGQSTGHGVTP; from the coding sequence GTGATTCACAAGATCAAGGGGTTGTACGACCAGGGCCGGGGTTTGTCGGTCCGTGCCATCAGCCGTGAGCTGGGGATTTCCCGGAATACCGTACGCAAGTATCTTCACCTGGATGAAACGCAGATCAGCGTCGCCATTGCTGACCCTTCGCGGACCAAGCTGCTCGACGGGCACCGTGATTATCTGATCAATCAGCTGATCCAGTTTCCAGCACTCAGTGCGGTCAAGTTGGCCCGACGTCTGAGAGAGCGCAGCGTTGATCTGGCGGTATCTGACCGGAGCATCCGCCGGTATGTACAAACGCTCAAGCAGCAGGTTGCCTGCGGCCAGTTCCGCTATTACGAACCGGTCGTTGAGTCGGTGCCGGGCGTTCAGTGCCAGGTCGATCCCGGTGAGTTGCGTGGCGTCATGATCGGCGGCGTGGAGCGCGTGGTGCATTTTGTGGTTTTTGTGTTGTCCTGTTCCCGGCTAATGTATGTCGGCCTGAGCTTCCGTCCGTTGGATACCGAGCGTTTTATCCAGATGCATGACGAGGCATTCCGTTACTTCGGCGGCGTCACTGAGGAGTGCATTTACGACCAGACCAAGATGGTGGTGATCAGCGAGCAATATCGAGAGCTGACGCTCAACCAGCGCTTCCACCAGTATGCAACCACGGCTGGCTATCGTATCCATGCCTGTGAGGGCTATGACCCGGAGAGCAAGGGCAAGGTGGAGGCCGGCGTCAAGTACGTCAAGCGTGACTGTTTCTATGGCGAGCAATTTGCGGACGAGAACGCCGTTCACCAGCATCTGCATGACTGGCTTGAGACCGTAGCCAATGCGCGTGTGCACGGCACGACCGGACAGCATCCTCGGGAGCATTTCGAGGCGCTGGAGCGCAGCCAGCTCAAGCCCTATCTGGTCCCGCAGAGCCTGCTGCACTTGATGCCTGCAAGAGAAACGCGCAAGGTCGACAAGACCGGGCTGATCTCCTGGCAGGCTAACAAGTATTCGGTACCCATGGCTTGGCAGCAAGCCCGTGTCGGTGTCAGCGCACAGGACAACCAGCTGCTGATCCATGACCTGGAGAGCGGCGAGCTCATCGCCACCCATGACCTGTGCAAGGCCAAGGGCCGGATGATCAAGAACAACAACCACTACCGAGACCAGACCCAGCGCATTACCGATCTGGAACACAGCATTGATGCGATCCTCTCCGATGATCTGGGCTCTGCCCTGTGCCAATTGCTTAAGCGGACCTCACCGCGTATCTACAAGGACCAACTGGTCGCCGTGCGTGATCTGCTCATGGCCCACGCGCCGGTTGATACCAAGCTGTTGGGTGAGTTGTGCGAGCGCAGCGAGCTGACCGCCACCGGACTCAGGCGCTACCTCGAAGCCTGGCAGCAAGCCAGGGCGCGAGGACGCGCCATCAGTGACCGCGAGTATGCGCCGGAGGCGGGTAGCCGCGTCGGCCATGCCGATCTGAATGCTTACGCCCACGTTGGCCAGTCGACTGGCCACGGAGTGACCCCATGA
- the istB gene encoding IS21-like element helper ATPase IstB, with translation MSLLDSTVAQYRSLRLSATAGELTALLARAEANEMSYLNFAQSLVEHEINARSSSRVSRNLKQAQFPSEKHLEAFDYRHQTTITKRQVSALLDFSFIDNRDNLVFIGPPGVGKTHLAIGIGHKAVQAGYKVLFRTALALVEDLELAEMKGELKKRLNQLSKYDVLIIDELGYLPMTRQARYNLFQLINNLYEYRSVILTTNKDFTSWGEFFHNDNVAVPIIDRVIHHSHIFMLGGESYRLKQKTAG, from the coding sequence ATGAGCCTACTCGATAGCACCGTAGCGCAGTACCGCAGCCTTCGCCTCAGCGCGACCGCCGGTGAACTGACCGCCCTGCTGGCCAGGGCTGAAGCCAATGAGATGTCTTACCTGAATTTCGCCCAGTCGTTGGTTGAGCATGAGATCAACGCCCGTTCGAGTAGTCGTGTGAGCCGCAACCTCAAACAGGCCCAGTTCCCCTCGGAGAAGCACCTGGAGGCCTTTGATTACCGGCATCAGACCACGATCACCAAGCGACAGGTCAGTGCCTTGCTGGACTTCAGCTTTATCGATAACCGCGACAACCTGGTGTTCATTGGGCCACCGGGGGTGGGCAAGACCCACCTGGCCATTGGGATTGGCCACAAGGCCGTCCAGGCTGGCTACAAGGTGCTGTTCCGCACTGCACTGGCACTGGTCGAGGACCTGGAGTTGGCGGAGATGAAGGGCGAGCTGAAGAAGCGACTGAACCAGCTGAGCAAGTACGATGTGCTGATCATCGATGAGCTGGGCTACCTGCCGATGACCCGTCAGGCCCGGTATAACCTGTTCCAGTTGATCAACAACTTGTACGAGTACCGCTCGGTGATCCTGACCACCAACAAGGACTTCACCAGCTGGGGCGAGTTCTTCCATAACGACAACGTGGCAGTGCCCATCATTGACCGTGTAATCCACCATTCACACATTTTTATGCTGGGAGGGGAGAGCTACCGCTTGAAGCAGAAAACCGCCGGTTAG